A stretch of Chitinophaga caeni DNA encodes these proteins:
- a CDS encoding efflux RND transporter periplasmic adaptor subunit, whose protein sequence is MRRFINISFLSLCSLGGLFLLPSCGENQAHENKQDSTAVEAPAIQSTHPFAGALSSTIKIPGELVAYQQVDLYAKVNSFVSKLYADVGSEVKAGQLLAEMEAPELNAQLNGAASKLKAQEAIYLASKSNYDRLLETSKTPGTISPNDLDQAFAKQQSDLAQLEAAKAAYREVTDTKNYLQVRAPFSGVITARNVSAGAYVGPSGKGSELPLFTLHQQDHLRLVVSVPEAYIHNLRQGSEVAFTVRSLPNEQFKANLSRLAGALDTRLRAQRIEMDVYNKNRELLPGMVSEISIPLLGDDSAFVVPSTAVLNSTLGVYLIKVINKKTVWIPVTTGRSENGKTEVFGDISASDTIVVAATEEIRNGSEIEKIALAKE, encoded by the coding sequence ATGCGTCGCTTTATCAATATATCATTTTTAAGTTTATGCAGTCTCGGCGGACTGTTCTTGCTTCCATCTTGCGGGGAAAATCAAGCGCATGAAAACAAGCAAGACTCCACGGCAGTGGAAGCCCCGGCCATACAATCTACACATCCGTTTGCGGGCGCCCTGAGCTCCACGATAAAAATTCCCGGGGAGCTCGTCGCTTACCAACAGGTAGATTTGTATGCAAAGGTGAACAGCTTTGTAAGTAAACTGTATGCGGATGTAGGTTCAGAAGTAAAAGCAGGGCAATTATTAGCAGAGATGGAAGCGCCCGAATTGAACGCGCAATTAAATGGCGCCGCTTCTAAATTGAAAGCCCAGGAAGCGATTTACCTTGCTAGCAAATCGAACTACGACCGCTTATTAGAAACGAGCAAAACCCCGGGAACTATTTCCCCGAACGACTTGGACCAGGCATTCGCCAAGCAACAATCGGACTTGGCACAATTAGAAGCAGCCAAGGCGGCTTACCGGGAAGTAACCGACACAAAGAACTATTTACAGGTTAGAGCACCATTTAGCGGGGTAATTACCGCAAGGAATGTAAGCGCCGGCGCATATGTCGGTCCATCCGGAAAGGGATCCGAGCTACCTTTATTTACCTTGCACCAACAAGATCATTTACGGTTAGTGGTGAGCGTACCGGAAGCTTATATCCATAATTTACGCCAAGGAAGTGAAGTAGCATTCACCGTAAGATCATTACCGAACGAGCAGTTCAAAGCCAACCTAAGCCGCCTGGCAGGAGCGCTCGATACGAGGTTGCGGGCGCAACGCATCGAGATGGATGTTTACAATAAAAACCGGGAACTATTACCGGGCATGGTGTCGGAAATATCAATACCATTGTTGGGAGATGATAGTGCCTTCGTTGTACCTAGCACGGCGGTGTTAAACTCAACATTAGGCGTATACTTGATCAAGGTAATTAATAAAAAGACGGTATGGATACCGGTTACGACAGGTAGATCCGAGAATGGAAAAACGGAAGTGTTTGGAGATATTTCAGCGAGTGATACGATCGTAGTAGCAGCAACAGAAGAAATCAGGAACGGATCGGAAATAGAGAAGATCGCTTTAGCAAAAGAATAG